Within the Deltaproteobacteria bacterium genome, the region CCGGACGATCCAACGGACAAGGCCTACTTCTTCGCCCATTCGGTTTTCATAGATTCAATCGGCATTTTTATCGGTGATGCCGGACGCATCGAAGGGTACCAGGCCATTTACGTCAACTATGATGATGATGGGAACGCGGGCGTGGAGGCGTGGATGACGCTGGTGTTCGACGCGGACGACCATTTTCTTTCCGGGCATCTCATCGGCGATGACGACAATGCCTTGACCGTGGCCAAAGGCCAGATCGGAACCTATACGGTTAATGCCGATGGGTCCGTCGATTTAACCTACCTGTTGAATCACAATCTGACCGTGTATTACCTTTACGGTTTCGAGAGACAGGACAACATTTCAGACCGATCCCCTACAGCGGTATATGACAGTGACAATCAATTTGATTCGTTCGAGGGATCGGGTGAGGCAGAGTTCATTTTAAGGCACGTTCAATAGAGACGCCATTTGTGGAACGGAAATGAATAGCATCGGGTCGTAGTGACGGTGGGCAAAAGATGAAACCCAAAACAAGCTGTGACAAAAGGAGGGCCTCACATGACGGTTAAAATTTTGATCACCCGCACGGTTCCTCAGGACAAGGCTCTGAAATTGCTGCGTTTATTCAGAGAAATGCGAACATTGGCAGCCGACCAGCCCGGCTATATTTCCGGCGAAACGATGAAAAGCAGTGACCAGCCGGACAACTATTTGATCATCAGCACATGGGAAAAAGCCGAAGACTGGGAAAAATGGTTGCTGAGCAAGGACAGGCAGGAGATTCAAACTCGAATCGATGCCCTGCTGGGCGGAAACACCAGGTATGAAATGTTTCATTATGGGTTTCGTTCCTAACCGAAGAAGCGATTGCACGCGGCACCGAACCATCGTTGCTCCTGTGGTGGCCGGGTCATATATCGATTTCGATTGAAAAAGAAAGATCCCCTCATCGTCGAGAATCTCTCAACCCAAGGGTCCGCCGGATAATTTTACGGCCGATTCGGCTGACTTGCTTGTGATACCAATAGGTTGACAGGTCCCCTTAAGGCACTTATCTTTATGGCAGGAAGGGGAAAAGCCCTTTTTCCCCACTGTTGCTTTGTCAACACAACTTCCTAACCTCCTTCTGGCCCCTGCGTTTTGTAGGGGCCAGTCTTTTAACCATGTTTCGATATCCTTAAAAGGATACAACCGTGCGTTAAAGAAAAAAAGGGGGACCGGTCTCAATGAAACCCGATCCCCTGTATTTTTTTATGGTGCCGGAGCTCGGAATCGAACCGAGATGACCTCGCGGTCGGAGGATTTTGAGTCCTCTGCGTCTACCAGTTTCACCACTCCGGCATGGATGTGAGTTTATAGTTGAATCGTTCTATTTTGTCAAATCATTCATACACCGAACCGGCCCCTGACCGCAACATTGAAAGCGGTCTGCTCCGACGCCACCGCTAAAAAGGCGGGGGGTCAAATGTCCACGTCAAAACCGGCCATGGCAAGGCGCTTTTTGGAGATGGCGCCTTCCCGGAGAACCACCGGGCGTTCGGTCGTGGCGTCCACCACCGTCGAGCCGATGTCACCCTTTAACGGTCCGGCATCCAGCACTAAATCAACGGCCCCCGTTATCCCGGGGTCCAGTTTGGCAACGGCGGCACAGCCCTTTTGACCGGACAGGTTGGCGCTGGTGGCGGTAACCGGACCGCCAAAGGCCTTGACCAGGGACCGCGCCACCGGGTGCCTTGACATCCGGATGCCGATCTTGCCCGTGCCGCCGGTCAGGACACCCGGCAGATCGGGCCGGGCTTTCACCACGACGGTCAGCCGTCCCGGCCAGAACAGGCCCATGAGCCCGGCCGCGGTTTTCGTCACCTCGGTGCAGAGTTTTTTCAGCTCGGGTATCTCAGCGATCAATACCAGGATGGGTTTGGCGGACGCCCGCTGTTTGGCCCGGTAAACGCGTTCGACAGCCGCGGGGTTCAGGGCGTCGGCGCCCAGGCCATAGAGGCCTGTAGTGGGAAAAACCACCAGCCCGCCCTTTTTCAGGACCTTGACGGCGTCCGCGATGACCCATGGTTCCGGTTCTGTGGCTGCAACCTTCCTAAAAATCGAGTTTTGCCTCAAGGCCATCCGCCTTTTCAGCCACTTTATCCGCCATCTCCCGCTTGAAGGCATCGAGTTTTTCCGCGAGTTCGGGGTCCGCCAGCGCCAGTATCTGCACCGCCAGTATGCCGGCATTGCGCGCCCCGGGTTTTCCCAGGGCCGTCGTGGCCACGGGAATGCCCGGCGGCATCTGCACGGTTGCCAGCAGGGCGTCCAGCCCCTGCAGGCAGGATGAATCGATGGGGACGCCGATGACCGGCAGGGATGTGTGCGCTGCCATGGCGCCGGCCAGGTGGGCGGCGTGCCCGGCGCCGGCGATAACGACCCTGACGCCGCGATCCCGTGCCGTCGCAGCGAACTCGGCGGCCCGTTCGGGGCTGCGGTGGGCCGAAGCCACGGTGATTTCAAAGGGGACATCGAATTGTTTCAATACGGCGGCGGTCTCTTTCATCACGGCAAGGTCCGAGTCGCTGCCCATGACGATGCCGACGCCGGGTTTGTCTGTAAAAACTTTAAAGGTCATGTTTAGAATTTCCTCATCTGGGTTGCAGTGCAGGGTGTTCGGTATATGGTATACGGTGTACGGTTTGTGGTGTACAGCCGTTGAGCCGGCCACGATCTTCTTACCGCACGGCTACCGGCCTGACATACTTATCGGTTCCTGTGCCTCTCGATACCCAGTTCGATGAGCCGGTCGAGGAGGGCCGTGAACGTCATCCCCCCGACCCGGGCGGCCTGGGGCAGCAGGCTGGTAGCGGTCATCCCCGGAATAGTGTTGGTTTCCAGGATATACAGCTCACTGTTTTTGAGCATCATATCCGTGCGGCTGTAACCCTCGCAGAAAAGCGCCTGGTGGGCCATCTTGGCATAGGTCTGCGCTTTTTCGGTGATGGCGTCATCGATGCGGGCAGGACAGATTTCCTGTGTTTTTCCGGCCGTGTATTTGGCCTCGTAATCGAAAAACGCATATTCTTCATTGGGAACGATTTCGATGAGCGGCAGTGCTTCCAACACATCATTGCCGACGACACCCGCCGTCAACTCGAGGCCGTCGATATAGGCTTCGATGAGAATGGTTCTGCCGTGTTCGAAAGCCGTGTCCATAGCGCTCTGCAAGCTGTCTTGTTCCTGGACGATGGACATGCCGACGCTGGACCCGGCCTCGGCGGGCTTGACGACCACCGGAAACCCGATCCGCTCCCCGACCTCCCCGGGATCGACAATATCCCCGCGGCTGCAGACAATGTACGGCGGCACGGGAAGACCTGCCAGTTCATACATTTTTTTCGTGGCGACCTTGTTCATGGCCACGGCACTCCCCATGACGCCCGACCCCTGATAGGGAATGTCGAGCAGTTCCAGAAGTCCCTGGACGGTCCCGTCCTCCCCGAAAGGGCCGTGGAGAATAATAAGCGCGGCGTCTATATCGGGGGCGTCCTGCACCAGTTTCCCGAGATCCGTCTTGGGGTCGTAACGCGTTATCAGATACTTCTCCTTGTCCAGGGCCTCGAATACCTGATCACCGCTGTTCAACGAAACCTCACGCTCGGAAGATATGCCACCCGATAGCAGAGCAAGGTTCAGCTTTTTCATAATCCGCCCCCCTCGAACAAATGTTTATTTGAAATTGAAGAGTTGCTGCTTCGCGATTTCGTATTCCTCGCGGGTGATCAAATCATTTTTTAAAAGGTAGGCAAGCTCCTTGATCTCCCGCAGCCGTACGCTGTCCGGATCCTCCAACTGCTGCCGGGATCGATGCGTGTCCGAACCCAGTGCAGGCGTCCCGTCGCCCCCCCCCAGTTTAAAGGAGGCCATTCCCCCCAGCAGGCTGACTTCGACAGGCCGGCCATTGAACAGGGGTGACGCCATCATCCGGCGCAGCGAGCGCCCCTCTGCCTTCATGCGCCGGTAAAAATAGTAAAATGACGCCAGGATGGCGGCAGCCCCAAAAAGGAAAATCCAGAGCACGTATTGAATGATGCCGCTGAAAAAGATGACGACGAGTCCCAGAACCACGATCAAGACCAGGTGGAGGGCCAGGACAAGATAGGCCATCATCACGGGTTTTAAAATCCCGTCTTCTTGTATCCTGCTCATTTTATCTGCTTCCCTCGGCCGGTATCGGATGACTCGCCTTTTGAGGACAGGCGCTCGGTTATCGGATCCATATAATACTGGGGGACGTCGAAGTGGACAGGTCCGCTGCGCAGGGAATTCAGTTTCAGTATCAGGAAGTTCAATTTTTTAAGGATGTTGTATTTCTCCCCGGTCTCCCCCATGCCGGACAACAGTTCCTGCGTGCTGCGGATCTCCTTCTTGATTTCCAGTTCAGGAGGAATGCAGTCCGCATTTTTCAATATTTTATAGGCCATCCGTATGTCCTCGGGCACATTCACATCCTCCCTGGGCAGGGGTTTCCCCTTCCCCGGCAGGTCCTCGAATTCACCCTTTTGCTGGGCCGCCCGGATGCGCTCTTCGACGATTTTTTCAAACCCTGTAAACATAAACTTTCATGCGCCGTTTTTAAGGAATAGCGATGACCTTTCAAGATAAATATACATTTCATGCTTCGTTGTGGGTGGCAGGGCATGAGAATTTACATATAATCATCCCCACACTTGCATTTCAACACTTAAATCTAGGGCCAAAATCGCCGTTTGTCCAGAGGGGAGGCGGTCCGCAACCGCGACATTTGTAGCGGCCATTATTTTTCGGGTATTGACCTGCGCCACAACCATTTGTTACTGTCGATTCAGCAACCACCATATAATGGGATTCTAACGCGAGTGACGACCCCCCCAGTCTTGGGTTTGGCAGGAAAGGGACCCTCTGTATGAAAAAAATTGCCTTTGCCGGAACCGACGGCCGGACCCTGCAGTGGGCCCATGTCGTATCCACAGCCACCAGCGAGCTATACGAGGACCACTTCGAGGGGCTCGTCATCAGGGGCACCCCCAGCATGCCGGCCTTTTCCAGAGCCATGGGATGGCCGGTGGCTTTCGTACCCACGGAAAGCAACGATGTGGAAAGCTACGCTAACACCATCATTGCCGCCCTCGAAGCCGGCACGATCGACTGTGTCGTTCCCATGCCGGAGGCCCTGCTGTTCGACGGCCTCGTGGACCGGGTCGAAGCTGCCGGATTCGGTGAGCGGATTCTGGGGCTCAACAGGGCCGGCGCCTTTATCGAGGGGGATAAAATCAAGTGCAAGGAGTTGTGCCGTGATGCGGGCATAGCGGTCGCCGATGCCTGGACCGAGGTGGACGCTCACGACTATGCCGCCGTTCTCAGAACCTGCCTCGAATACATTCAGGCCTTTGGCGGCGCCGTTTTGAAATACCCGTACAGCGCCGGCGGCAAAGGCGCCAGGATCATACTGAATTCATGGGAAATCCGCGAGGTGTACGACACGCTTGTCCGAGATTACAGGGACAGCTACAAAAAAGGATTCGGCAAAAAGGCTGTTTGGCCCCTTTTGATCGAAGCGCTCATGTCGGGGGTCGAAATCAGCTTCACCCTTTTCGTGGACGGCAACGGGAATTATTGCATTCTGCCGACCTCCATGGACTACCCCGAACGCTTCGAAGGACCGGCCAGCAAAACGAACCCCATCACCGGCGGTACGGGCGCCGTTTCCCCCCACCCTATGGAAACGCCCGCGCTGATGGCTATGGCCGGAAAAAGCATTGCCGAACCTTTGGTGAACATCATGCGCGAGCGGGATATCCTGCGGCCCTGCATTCTCTATCCGGGCTGTTTCGTTTCCTTTGACGCGTCCATGCAGCCGGTCAAGATACGGGTGAGCGAAATCAACATCCGCCCTGGAGAACCCGAAGCGCAGCCGGTGGCCAGACGGCTGAGAAACCTGGGCGCTCTGGTCGAGGCCGCCTTGACGGGCAAACTGGACCGCGTCAACCCGGAAGTGCGGGAAAACCAGGTCGCCGTCTGCATCGCCCTCATGACCGGACCCGGGGGACCGGACGGGCAGAAGGGCTACCCCTGGTCCTGCACGAAGAATGAACCCATTGAATTCGATCTGAAATATCTGAAGCGCAAAGGCATACAGATCATCCCGTCGGCCATGACCTATGTGGAAAATGACGGCACTTTCAAGTCCGACGGTACCCGGGTGGCATTTCTCAACGCCAACCTGACGGTCAAGGAAAACGAATCCCGGGGCGTTCAGGCCGACCGTTTGAGAAAAAAGCTGCTGACGGCCTTTGACAACGGAAAATTCAGGGTTATCCCCCGGGAAGACGATACCGGCAACCGCCTTGACCTGCGTCGGGACATCGGGGCACACTTCCTCAAGGCGGAGGAGATCTTTTCGATCCGATGAGCGGGGGGGCCCATGCGGTGTGTCAAAAACCCTGAAGAATCTTTTGACATG harbors:
- a CDS encoding antibiotic biosynthesis monooxygenase, with protein sequence MTVKILITRTVPQDKALKLLRLFREMRTLAADQPGYISGETMKSSDQPDNYLIISTWEKAEDWEKWLLSKDRQEIQTRIDALLGGNTRYEMFHYGFRS
- a CDS encoding threonylcarbamoyl-AMP synthase, translated to MRQNSIFRKVAATEPEPWVIADAVKVLKKGGLVVFPTTGLYGLGADALNPAAVERVYRAKQRASAKPILVLIAEIPELKKLCTEVTKTAAGLMGLFWPGRLTVVVKARPDLPGVLTGGTGKIGIRMSRHPVARSLVKAFGGPVTATSANLSGQKGCAAVAKLDPGITGAVDLVLDAGPLKGDIGSTVVDATTERPVVLREGAISKKRLAMAGFDVDI
- the purE gene encoding 5-(carboxyamino)imidazole ribonucleotide mutase; amino-acid sequence: MTFKVFTDKPGVGIVMGSDSDLAVMKETAAVLKQFDVPFEITVASAHRSPERAAEFAATARDRGVRVVIAGAGHAAHLAGAMAAHTSLPVIGVPIDSSCLQGLDALLATVQMPPGIPVATTALGKPGARNAGILAVQILALADPELAEKLDAFKREMADKVAEKADGLEAKLDF
- a CDS encoding D-alanine--D-alanine ligase: MKKLNLALLSGGISSEREVSLNSGDQVFEALDKEKYLITRYDPKTDLGKLVQDAPDIDAALIILHGPFGEDGTVQGLLELLDIPYQGSGVMGSAVAMNKVATKKMYELAGLPVPPYIVCSRGDIVDPGEVGERIGFPVVVKPAEAGSSVGMSIVQEQDSLQSAMDTAFEHGRTILIEAYIDGLELTAGVVGNDVLEALPLIEIVPNEEYAFFDYEAKYTAGKTQEICPARIDDAITEKAQTYAKMAHQALFCEGYSRTDMMLKNSELYILETNTIPGMTATSLLPQAARVGGMTFTALLDRLIELGIERHRNR
- a CDS encoding DUF1992 domain-containing protein; amino-acid sequence: MFTGFEKIVEERIRAAQQKGEFEDLPGKGKPLPREDVNVPEDIRMAYKILKNADCIPPELEIKKEIRSTQELLSGMGETGEKYNILKKLNFLILKLNSLRSGPVHFDVPQYYMDPITERLSSKGESSDTGRGKQIK